CATTGTATGTGAGAACATACAAGCTGTCCTCAAATTAAATCCAGAGTACTAGCATAAATAGAGGGAAAAACTTTGGCATAGAATGGAAATTCAAAGTCATGTACACAATACAAGCATAAAAAGCAAGGAAATTTGAGCATAAAACGAAAACTCCAATTATGCACAATTAACAGAGAATCTATTGGCAGGAATGGTTAACATAGTACATCTAGTTGATAGACCATATGAATGAATCCAgtaaaattataagtaaaaccTACCTTGAGTAGCTTTTTATTTAGCAtgtaataagaaaataaaagaaattgtacAAACATGCATATAATTTAGCTTGGATCAAACTCACCCTTCCCTTGGGAAGCATACCACGAACAGCATGTTCAATAATTCTCTCCGGAATTCTCTGCTGTAATTGGTCAAATGTTTCCACTTTCATGCCACCCGGTCGTCCCGAATGCCTCCTGTAGAGCTTTTGGGTCCTTTTCTTACCGGACACAGCAACTTTTTCTGCATTTACCTTTTTTAAGTTCAAGTGTAACAAATCTATTAGGACTCTGCACAGCAACCTTGTAACTAATATATGTAAGACAGCACATAAAAACTGTCCATGAGACATGTAAATCTAACTGAGCTTTGACTCCAGAACCTTAACAACGAGGTACAATCACATGAGGAAAacggaaaaataaaataaaataaaataaaaataaaaatatcaaaattaacatGATCTACTAGACATGGAAACCTTAATCAGAGATATCTTGAGGCCTGATGACCCCGACCATTTAGTAAGCATGCAAACATTGAGAAGTAAATTCTTTATTAGAGAATCGTATGAGAAAGAGATAGCTTCTAAGTATGATATTTAACAAACACCAAGACTTTGaaccaaaatatattaatttaattgtaaACGTAACAACTAGTTAACAAAAATAGATTTTGATAGGCCCAATCTTACAACAAGTCAAAGGTTGCAATTACACTATAGTACCTTTTCACAGTCATCTTTGTGGATAAACAGACATAATTACTCCAAATTCAACTACTCAATGACCTTTTCATGATTGCTCAAGCTATCTTAGTGCGTTAAAAtaatttccatatataaattctGTTAAGATAGCTACCTTCTTGCAACAGTCAAATCCCACTCCTTCAATGAACCTCCACCCAGCCCAAACTCATATCATCAGTCAGCTTAACAGTTTTAGATCACATGTAGTTTTTCACAAGGAGATAATCAATACATATTAagttttttctgaattttatCATCATTTAGTACAAGTTATTACAATATtgaattttaacccaaaaaaatcttaCAGCTAGGACAAACTTATCAGCAGATATGTACCATACATTTTATGACTACAACAAATTTGTCAGttcattaatttgttttttaaaaaattatactaatGAAGTTCATTTCTCAAAAACATCATCAGAAAGAAATGGAATGGGGTTTCTTCAAAATCGGAAAaatataattcatttttttactatacaaatatataaaacataagGCATTACCACTGTTGCTCAgccaaataagtaaataatCCTTCATTGCAGAtgaatataatttctttttaaaaaaaaatacatgtgataTCATCTACTGCTGGTTTACAAACATCACCATCAAAATCTGATACTCAAAATTGGCAATGGAAACTCGTAGTTCACATGATAgtagtaatttaataaattgtaagAAAATGTCAGTGACACAAAATTGGTATGCTATTTTATCCAAGCCAGTTCCAATAATTTGAAGCATGAGATCAACATGCCTTCACTTTGCATTTATCAGCAGCGCAGAATGCATTACAAGAAATGCCTCAACTTTAAGAACATGAATCTCTACGACTCCTACTGTTTGCAAGATTTGTGTTGCATCTCCAGAACACATTACCCAGCAAAATGCTTGGCTAAAGATGGAGGACCCATGCAGCTTCAAATTTATTGAAATAGCGATTAAACTAAACCATAAGACAAtcatcaatttcaaattgatACAGCCACTGGTCACATGCGTATAAACACAGGCACATTCAGACTTAGACATGCTATAGGCAGTCAGACATAATTCAAACAGACAACAAATGAAGGACAAAACCATCTGAACATCTATGCATAGCCATTTAATGAAATAGACACAGTAAATCCCCAGATATGTGCCACATGCTATTCCGATGGATGCACATTCTCAACCAAGCCACTAGATAAAGATCAATAGTTGAGAAAAAGtgaatatatgaaaataagatTAGTTTTACCCAAACCAGGGACCATGAGAACTAGACCCTTGAAAATTTATAAGTTGATATTATATAGCGCATATTCCTCACTATCAtcatgaagaaaaaagtatgcaTTGGTGTGCAAACTACATACCACAATCACGAATGCCCCCATGTCCACACTGGGTGTATAGGTAGCCAGATTTTTCCCACGGATAAAAATGGAAATGGTTGATGCTAGTCTTCCGAGAATTTTGTCCGAAGCATCAACGATGTACCACGGTTTCTCTGTGTTCACATGATCAGCAGCCTTGGGATACCATGTCTTATTCCAAATGtcctaataatataaaaaaaggaCCATTAAAAGATATCCAAACTAAGCAGGTAAACAGGACAGTGCAGCACAAATAAAAGATTTCcatgaaaaacaagaagaaaaattacaaatgcaTTCTCAATCTGAACAGGTTAAGTATGAGAAACATTTAGAGTTCACTAGATTGTACAGCAAGTTAACAATCTTAGAAGAAGTGGAAAATCTAAATATGCAGTAAGAGAATCAAAAGCAGATATGTGCATAGTTAGAATGAGCAACTAGAAAATCACTACAAGATCATTGTCGATGCTTTCTCACATGCATAGTGTTATTATGACAATGCCATATCAAAGCACTGAAAACTTGACGAAACTAGAAAGAAATTGTGAATGAATGccttaataaaaagtaaaattaaattaattcaGCACAAGTGTCAGGTGCAGGCATGTCCCTAGTGCTATTCATTTGAATTCCATTTTCCAAACAATGGAAACATGATTAAGAGTGCATGGAtattgaatttattaaaaagatataaattaaaatttaggagGCAAAGCAAGGCATTTGTAACTCTTTGCTTATATAGAAGCAAcacaaaaatttataaacaacataGCAGAAGTGAATAGAACCATGAGCATAGAATGAAGAAAACACtagattatatattttttaatataaattgatACACCCTTAACGCTAGGCGAGCGCCTAAATAGATAAAGGTATGAACACAATCATACACAATAAATGTGGGTAAACGCTGAAAGTATTGAACAAGCTTTTACAATTGGAGAAGAGGCAGGTTTTCacaattatgttaaaaaaacaaGTGATGGAAAGAGTTCAGGGGATAAGTAAGTTGACAACTCTCTACCCTTAATATAACACCAGTATAAATTTTCTCCCAGTACAATCATCACTAGCATACCATAATCCTTTGTTTGACACCATGAAGAATTCGAGtaaacatgaaaacaaaaccACTGTAACGTTATTGATTGGTTTCCACAAAATGAAATCTATAGGGCTCTTCCAAGCTATGGTTTCTCTGCTTATACTGGTCCCATAATAGGActtaaaatcttcttttttcttttttctttatttatttatttatttccattccCACATTTTCCAAGCAAACAAAAAGAGCTAGTTAGACAGACACAGAGGGAGTTTTTTGTTTACTTGGGTGCCAAATGACGAAAGATAAAATCAAAGAACCCACATTACAATTTCTTTCTATCTTCCCATATTTTCTCGGAAAACAAACAGAGACAGCATAAACAAACAAATGGACATACGTACGtataacgaaaaaaaaaacccacatcaCATACATACAACAAGTATTTCTCGGAAACCAaacaagacaaataaaaattgtagaGAAACAGAAACCGCAGAGAGAGGGTTTTACAGGGCCATTGACTTCGGACTCCTCGAACATCCACCGTTGCTCTCTGGGGACGAGAGAGAGGTCCTGGCACCGAACCTGGAAGCTCCGCTTGGTATTATTACTAAAAGGCAGCGAGGTCCGAATCGAGGGCTTTGATAATGCGCAGGAGAACCCAAAAAATGGGTTTTTGATAATACTCTTCACATTCTTgtgaggagaagaagaagaagaagaagaagaagaagaagcaaatgaGGATAACGTGACCGACGAGGAGATGCACAGTGTCGCCATCtctggctctctctctctctctctctctctcgatgaTAAAAACGGATAAGAATGGCAGTGCAAAATGAAGAGCATATATGTCCATTTATTTTccggcattaaaaaaaaaattgggtttgaataaattttattaaaaactcgtGTACATCTCAGAGTATTTTCCATGGAggagtcatatttttatgtaaaatggcttcttaaaactcacttttatctagtttaactaagttatttttaaatgtctatacatccgattaactatatttctatctattctattaaaatattattaaaggtaagaaaaaatttggaaaaaaaagaccatgtaaaaggaaaaatagaaaaaattttggaaaaaatagaacatgcagaaaaaaagtatgaaaagatttgggaaaaaaaagaaaacaagtgagagaaacaatgaaaaataaaataactcccttgaaaagtgctgttacatttagcttcttttttttttttagctcttccaatcaaatatctattttacattttttttttactaatccaatgtaggaggttttttaaacatttgaatagctattttagataaaagtaacatttggctcttccattgagaatgctctcacatgttatttaaaaaataacatatgtcatttttatatattagattAAAGGAAactcctccaacccagtttagaggaaaactttgtcctccaaactaattaattaatttgtttattatggtttataattaatttatcttacaaactataatttatttattttacatgaaAAAATATGTGTCTAGGACAAATTTTCCTcttgattaattttttgtaatccAGTCTTTTAAACAGATGAGcctttaaaatatttgaattcttatatgtatttttaatgtAAGTATTCTGAGCACATGCCAAATCAATAAACTTAATTGAAGAAAACTTTAAAATGATATGCCTCAGACAAATTTTCCACCAAATTGGAATGAATTAGTTTTTTCTAACCCGGTCTTTTAAACTGATAACTGTTTTACATGTTTTGGGATTCTTACTTTTGATTCTCACGTGCATTTTGGAGACATATAAGTTTAATAAACTggattgaaataaaattttccaatctaatttggaaaaaaaaaaaaactgtcataTGTCTATGCATCTGTACTTCACTAAACATATGTAAAATAAATTGTGTCATACACTTCCAACATATTGAGCGCAAGTATTATCTAATGAAATAAATTGTATAACGACTCAGGGAAAAGTGATAGTCATATTTGTTCTACCGCTccttataattcattataaaattcagtttcacctagtaattatACAATGTGAAAATTAGcacttataattatttttataaatcgTCTATTCTATGCATACTACTAATCATTTTCCAATATGGGATCGTGtggtgctccagtaccacatagCTTGGTGGGAAAAGCGCTAGCTACGTATGTGGTATCATCCCAAAATAACTAGTTAATTTGAAGTTTcctatcattttttataaaggCCTGTTTCATTTAGTAATTAGACAATGTGAGAATTAACACTTATAACTGtttttataaaccaccaacTCTAGGCTACTCCTCACCTTTTCAATATGGACCAAAATGTTACGGGTTGTCTCTCGTGCAGATGTTGTTGGAGCAAAAATTGAATCGGCAAAGAATCTGGTGGAcccttttaataaaactttgcCTTGTAATAAGACTTTTATGTCTCGCCTGCGAGGAATGGGTGTTCGGTGTATGACTAATTAGATTTAATGACAAGTGTGAGATTGGTAGAGATGGTACCCTAGAACCCAATTTCATTTATATGACatttttgatttattaatgAAGCTTTTTTGCTGAAATTTATTAGAATATTGGGTATATCATTATATACATATGCGTGATATTTATGCATATGTAGTTCTtaagttgcatttttttttttctatgcaaaTAAGGGAAAAGGGAAAACGAAATTACGAAAAGGGTGGCCAACCCAAACAATAGCCCATAACTAATCAAAGTGCTAAGCATATACAAGAGAAATGGAAACCAAGCAAGGTAACAACAAGGAATGGGTTAAATAAATGACCCAGCCTTATAAAAGTACCAATGTAGACACAAAGGGCTATTATCAGagacaaaacaaagaaattgaaagaaatcTTTGTAAGCAAAACAGAATCTGCAAAGCAAAAGACTAGAACTGAGTCACCGCCTAACAACCACACCATAACAGAAAATAGTAAAtacaaataagaaaacaaaacagaaagcaagaaaaatctAAGACCAAAAAACAGCAGCATTAGAGGTTGAGGTGGAGGCTTGGAGAAGCTCCGGTAGGCACCTGAGGGACACGTGTTGGTGAAGCAAGCCCGGAAGATGACGGAGAACACCAAGAACGACCAGAAACAATGTGGATGGGTGGAGGAGCGCCACAGTTGCGGCCAAGGGCGCAACACACGCCAAAGAGTGAGAACCACTCTCGGGCTCATGTGAGCCACGCACATGTGATTCAGGTGTGTTAATGAAATTattacacaaaaaaattaagccaTAATCACTTTTTGACTTATAAACCTTAGTTCATAGACAATAATGGAGTTGAGAATTCCATTTTATAAAAGTATGATATATAAATCATGATAATTTATCATGATTATGGAAGTGAATACTTTTTATTGATATGTTGATGTGATCACAATGCACTGAATTGGACCACGTGAGTTTTTATAATATAAACTACTATAAATTGAATAAATTGAACTCACGACTACCTATAGGATTGGCTTTCAATCTTAAGAGCATTGTAAACTCAAATGTAAAGTAGAGGTCACTTTGATACATTTAGGAGTGAGATCTTTCGTTATCAAAATCTTAGTGTGTTGGATGATTATATGTAGCATTGTGTGAACACTAAGTCCTTATAAAAATGGAATTTTATATACTAGACCCCGACAATGATGACTTTTTCCCACTCCTAGATGTAGCTTTCTAATGAAATTGTTAAAGACTGAAAAATAAATTGCTAAGCATTTCACCACAAGTATGATAATTGATGAACTTTATTCCATGAAAGTCCTTTGTCGAGCATAATTCGAAGGAGATGCcaagttattttcattttttttttatacatgtctatagcaaataataaaaaaagaaattgtattaaaaaagaaagttgtttttttccatgattttatcgacatttaacttttttccatgagattaaattttaattttgtttacttATGTTTTACATAAACGTACTCGTACACACGTAGAACTATGTTAattgagtcttttttttttttttggtagggtttagtttttttaattgcttttattttttaggacataTGGCATGTTTATGTTAAGACATGTGGCATGTTTATGTTACGACACGTGGCCGTCCGTTAGTTTGGCTGatggtaataatttttttatttggtttgtaATCTAATATTccatgtttaaaaatttacaatgtatcttaacaaaatataaaaaatttgcaatgtagcCATTCCGTTaatatttttgtctaatttgatataaaattgCATAGTGGAAAGCATGTgcatttttttgtctaaaattttcaaaattgctcccatgtgttttaattttttttttttttttttataaatgccctcaattaaataaaccaaaataaaaaaaaaaaaattaaaaattaaaaacttggGGTTACTTGCAGCCACCCCAATCCAGCCATTTGGGGGTAGCCATGGGCCGTGGAGGTGGCttgccaccccctttggccgaGCCACGCCCAAAGGaatggggtggttttggccaccccatttggcccCTTGGGGCTAGTCGGCTACtcccaatttttattatttttttaatttatgtttttgggttttttttttttatttaaaaaaaagaatataaggGTAATTAAGTATTTTTGATCATTTCCGTAAGAGAAAACATAAATGATTAACA
This genomic interval from Corylus avellana chromosome ca3, CavTom2PMs-1.0 contains the following:
- the LOC132175296 gene encoding large ribosomal subunit protein uL13c yields the protein MATLCISSSVTLSSFASSSSSSSSSSPHKNVKSIIKNPFFGFSCALSKPSIRTSLPFSNNTKRSFQVRCQDLSLVPREQRWMFEESEVNGPDIWNKTWYPKAADHVNTEKPWYIVDASDKILGRLASTISIFIRGKNLATYTPSVDMGAFVIVVNAEKVAVSGKKRTQKLYRRHSGRPGGMKVETFDQLQQRIPERIIEHAVRGMLPKGRLGRALFNHLKVYKGPDHPHEAQKPIELPIRDKRIQKER